A single Vicia villosa cultivar HV-30 ecotype Madison, WI unplaced genomic scaffold, Vvil1.0 ctg.000364F_1_1, whole genome shotgun sequence DNA region contains:
- the LOC131627442 gene encoding pentatricopeptide repeat-containing protein At2g46050, mitochondrial, with product MFCKFCFKKQLPFPPFPISFFTQCFSFSSRQHHHSCSSISRLRASMPIPDQTHFKDHDTFHFFCSNALKISAKKGYLPEGKQLHAHLIKFGFCHVLSLQNQILSVYLKCQETEDAEKLFDGLLVRNVVSWNIMIRGIVGSRDNENDSSHTQLCFSYFKRMLLEMVVPDYITLNGLICLCARFHDAEMGIQLHCFTVKVGFDLDCFVGSALVDLYAKCGFVENARRVFCFVPFRDLVMWNVMISCYTFNCLSKEAFSLFNLMRLDVANGDEFTFSSMLSVISDDGLEYYGFGKQVHCLVLRQSFDSDVLVASALINMYAKTENIIDARRVFDEMSIRNVVAWNTMVVGCGNHGDGNEVMKLLREMLREGFLPDELTISSVISSCGYASAITETLQAHAFVVKLLSHDFLSVANSLISAYSKCGSITSAFKCFELTSQPDLVTWTSLIYAYAFHGLAKEATEMFEKMLSRGIVPDKIAFLGVLTACAHRGLVTKGLHYFKLMTNVYQIVPDSEHYTCLVDLLGRHGLINEAFQLLRSMQIEADSDTLGAFIGSCNLHSNMELAKFAAEKLFIIEPEKSVNYAMISNMYASQKHWCDVERVRKTMKDKSDAKVPGCSWIEIGNQVHSFVSNDKSHPNALEMYVILNMLLRTMKE from the coding sequence ATGTTCTGCAAGTTTTGTTTCAAAAAGCAACTACCTTTCCCTCCATTTCCCATCTCATTCTTCACACAATGCTTCTCTTTCTCTTCCCGTCAACACCATCATTCATGTAGCTCAATAAGTAGACTCAGAGCTTCTATGCCAATTCCTGATCAAACCCATTTCAAAGACCATGacacttttcattttttttgttccAACGCCCTCAAAATCTCAGCCAAAAAGGGTTATCTTCCCGAAGGAAAACAGTTACATGCCCATTTAATAAAGTTTGGATTTTGTCATGTTCTTTCATTACAAAATCAGATTTTGAGTGTTTATCTTAAATGTCAAGAAACCGAAGATGCAGAGAAACTGTTTGATGGATTGCTTGTGAGAAATGTCGTGTCGTGGAATATTATGATCCGCGGTATTGTTGGATCACGTGACAATGAAAATGACTCGAGTCATACGCAGCtgtgtttttcttattttaaaaggATGCTGTTGGAGATGGTGGTTCCGGACTATATAACTTTAAATGGTTTGATTTGTTTATGTGCTCGGTTTCATGATGCTGAGATGGGAATTCAGTTGCACTGTTTTACAGTGAAAGTTGGATTTGATTTGGACTGTTTTGTTGGTTCTGCTCTTGTTGATTTATATGCAAAATGTGGTTTTGTTGAGAATGCAAGGagggttttttgttttgttccaTTTAGAGATTTGGTTATGTGGAATGTGATGATTTCTTGCTATACCTTCAATTGTTTATCAAAAGAGGCTTTTAGCTTGTTCAATTTGATGCGGTTGGATGTTGCGAACGGGGACGAGTTCACTTTTAGTAGCATGCTCAGTGTAATAAGTGATGATGGTTTGGAATATTATGGTTTTGGAAAACAGGTTCACTGTCTTGTTCTGAGACAGTCATTTGACTCAGATGTTTTAGTGGCTAGTGCATTGATTAACATGTATGCGAAAACTGAAAACATAATCGATGCACGTAGAGTATTTGACGAGATGTCGATTCGAAATGTTGTGGCTTGGAACACTATGGTTGTTGGGTGTGGAAATCACGGTGATGGCAATGAAGTTATGAAGCTTCTCAGAGAGATGCTTCGAGAAGGGTTTCTTCCCGATGAACTGACTATTTCCAGCGTTATTAGTTCATGTGGCTATGCTTCTGCCATTACCGAAACACTGCAAGCACACGCTTTTGTGGTTAAGTTATTGAGTCATGATTTTTTATCTGTTGCCAATTCTTTGATCAGTGCTTACTCCAAGTGCGGTAGCATTACTAGTGCATTTAAATGCTTTGAATTAACTTCACAGCCTGATCTAGTTACTTGGACCTCATTGATATATGCATATGCATTCCACGGACTAGCCAAAGAAGCAACAGAGATGTTTGAGAAGATGCTATCTCGTGGCATAGTACCGGATAAAATCGCTTTTCTCGGCGTTCTCACTGCGTGTGCTCATCGCGGGCTTGTGACAAAGGGACTTCACTACTTCAAATTAATGACCAATGTGTATCAAATTGTTCCTGATTCAGAACATTACACTTGCCTAGTTGACCTTCTAGGAAGACATGGTCTTATTAATGAAGCTTTTCAATTGTTAAGGTCAATGCAAATAGAAGCTGATTCAGATACCTTAGGAGCATTTATTGGATCATGCAATCTGCATTCAAATATGGAACTAGCTAAATTTGCTGCAGAAAAACTCTTCATCATTGAGCCGGAAAAAAGTGTAAACTATGCAATGATATCTAACATGTATGCTTCACAGAAACATTGGTGTGATGTTGAACGAGTTCGAAAAACAATGAAAGACAAAAGTGATGCAAAAGTTCCTGGTTGTAGTTGGATTGAGATTGGTAATCAAGTTCATTCATTTGTATCCAATGATAAATCACATCCTAATGCTTTAGAAATGTATGTTATATTAAACATGCTTCTTAGAACAATGAAGGAATAA